The proteins below come from a single Triticum aestivum cultivar Chinese Spring chromosome 5D, IWGSC CS RefSeq v2.1, whole genome shotgun sequence genomic window:
- the LOC123121436 gene encoding DEAD-box ATP-dependent RNA helicase 22 — MALSHLRHAPLALRLALPSIACSSPATRRLLLFAPARPWRLLSTASKPRSLATAAAAEADSTSAGADGFFAEDSTSWKSLGISDRLASALHGTGLERPSLVQAACIPHVLTANDVIVAAETGSGKTHGYLVPLIEKLCTKSSSTEDGDSENIAARTDNIVLVFCPNVMLCEQVVSMANSLLDVSGEPLKRAAAVCGPKGWPAVRPDILVATPAALLNYLFDYDPERRRREKFLRSVKYIVFDEADMLLCGSFENQIIRLIHMLRFDEKLLSRAEDSGKEVPLEGSDEYHEDSGSESAEVSDIDDENEDGHIQDGAVKAKNAHVGARRDWRRVRKVYRRSKQYVFVAATLPQSGKKTAGGVLKRMFPSAVWVSGAYLHCHNPRLERRWIEVTTDTQVDALLDAVKYGLKSEVDPELGPNRTMVFTNTVDAANSVSDILRRVGIPCILYHRESSLEERTANLQSFRENGGVLVCTDAAARGLDVPNVSHVIQAEFAACAVDFLHRVGRTARAGQSGIVTSLYTDANRDLVRAVRQAEELAQPVERAFSRKRSFRNKLKKQARLLEPATLLS, encoded by the exons ATGGCGCTGAGCCACCTCCGCCATGCGCCGCtcgcgctccgcctcgcgctccCATCCATCGCCTGCTCCTCTCCCGCCACCCGCCGCCTCTTACTCTTTGCGCCGGCGCGCCCGTGGCGCCTCCTCTCCACCGCCTCGAAGCCGCGCTCGCtcgccaccgcagccgccgccgagGCCGACAGCACCAGCGCGGGCGCCGACGGCTTCTTCGCCGAGGACAGCACGTCCTGGAAGTCCCTCGGCATCTCCGACCGCCTCGCGTCCGCCTTGCACGGCACTGGGCTCGAGAGGCCCTCGCTGGTCCAG GCAGCTTGTATACCACATGTTCTTACGGCGAACGATGTAATTGTTGCGGCAGAGACTGGCAGTGGCAAAACACATGGTTACCTGGTTCCACTGATTGAAAAACTGTGCACCAAATCTTCCTCCACAGAAGATGGTGATTCTGAAAACATTGCTGCGAGAACAGATAACATTGTGCTGGTTTTCTGTCCTAATGTCATGCTGTGTGAGCAAGTTGTTTCAATGGCTAATTCATTACTTGATGTATCTGGTGAACCACTTAAGCGTGCTGCTGCAGTTTGTGGGCCAAAG GGTTGGCCAGCAGTTCGCCCAGATATTCTTGTAGCCACTCCAGCCGCTCTTTTGAATTATCTATTCGATTATGACCCAGAGAGGAGGCGGAGGGAGAAGTTCCTACGCAGTGTAAAATACATC GTATTTGATGAGGCAGACATGCTACTTTGCGGAAGTTTTGAAAATCAGATCATTCGTCTCATCCACATGCTGCGGTTTGACGAGAAGTTACTTTCAAGGGCGGAAGATTCTGGAAAAGAAGTACCGCTCGAAGGTTCTGATGAATATCATGAGGATTCTGGTTCTGAGAGTGCTGAAGTTAGTGATAttgatgatgaaaatgaagatgGTCATATTCAAGATGGAGCAGTCAAGGCGAAGAATGCTCATGTAGGAGCACGCAGGGATTGGAGAAGGGTTAGAAAAGTTTATAGGCGCAGCAAGCAATATGTCTTTGTTGCTGCCACCCTCCCTCAGAGTGGAAAAAAGACTGCTGGTGGTGTGCTGAAACGTATGTTTCCTAGTGCTGTGTGGGTTAGTGGTGCTTATCTGCACTGTCACAACCCTAG ACTGGAGAGAAGATGGATAGAGGTTACTACTGATACACAAGTCGATGCTCTTCTGGATGCAGTAAAGTATGGCCTGAAGAGTGAAGTTGACCCAGAACTTGGTCCAAATCGAACTATGGTGTTCACGAACACTGTCGACGCTGCTAATTCAGTCTCTGACATATTGCGGAGAGTTGGTATTCCATGCATCTTGTACCACCGTGAGAGCTCCCTGGAGGAAAGGACAGCCAATTTACAATCTTTCCGGGAGAATGGTGGTGTGCTCGTCTGTACTGATGCTGCCGCTCGTGGACTTGATGTGCCAAATGTTTCCCATGTTATTCAG GCGGAGTTTGCTGCTTGCGCTGTCGACTTTTTGCACAGGGTGGGTCGCACAGCTAGAGCTGGCCAATCTGGAATAGTGACTAGCCTATATACAGATGCAAACCGTGATCTCGTGAGAGCAGTTCGTCAAGCAGAGGAGCTGGCCCAGCCAGTG GAGAGGGCGTTCAGTAGAAAAAGAAGTTTCCGCAACAAGTTGAAGAAACAAGCTCGACTGCTTGAACCTGCAACGTTGCTGTCTTAA